DNA from Rhinatrema bivittatum chromosome 1, aRhiBiv1.1, whole genome shotgun sequence:
TGGGAAGGGTGATTGGGAATATCAAAAAGGGGGGAAGTTAAACTGGGGAGGATCAGCAATCTAAGATGGAGGGAGGTGGAATCCTgccctgatccagtcctgctctCCCTTGCATCTCCATCCTCTCTAACCTTCCAGTCACATACATCTAGtgccaatcccttctctctcatacatacaaatGCTATCCCATGCCCACTTCCCCTACCTCTTTCACACGAAGACACAAGCCCAGGCTtagatttgccaataggcactcCAGGCCTGTGCATAGGGCCACAAACCCGCTACAGATTTGCAGCCTCTCGTCTGTACTGAATTTCACTCCACagggaacagccctctgcttccagcTCCAGCCCGTCCAAATCCCAGGAGGAGGACGGGACGGGGTGAGGCTGGAGCGCAAAGAGCTgctctgctccttaatccagaCCCTCTCATCCTATTGTAGATGTGACGTTGGTGCAGACAGAACAAATGGTACAGAGCTGGTAACAGCCCCTTGTTAAGAGACGGAGCACATAACTGATCCTGTAAGAACCCAGTAAGCTATACTGGATCCTACTGGGTCTTCCAGTACAGTGCATTTACCTGTGTGGTTGGTGAGCACTGTAAGGACAGGAGGAACGGTTACACTCTTGTTCTGTGTTGTCGTAGATtgttctagggcaggggtcgggaacccatggctcgcgagccagatatggctcttttgagggctgcatctggctcgcagacaagtgtcgccatacttcgcggttccccgctgacccagctgctccccggtcctccgccgcccgggcttaaaatgctgtcagcccgggcggaacgcggcaggacagctggagtcagcggcaccggcgtgctctcttctcccccccccccccccccccccgcggcccggaagaggaagtggagagcatcgggtgcctgcgcgggaagaagagaccacactagcgtggtctcttcttccgcgcaggcacccgatgctcaccacttcctcttccgggccgcgggggggaggagaagagagcacgccgactggagtcatccgggtgcctgcgcgggagtcatcgggtgtcagccgggtgccagcgctggagtcatcgggtgcctgcgcgggtcttcccgcgcaggcacccgatgctctccacttcctcttccgggccgcgggaagaagagagcatgccggtgctctcttcttcccgcggcccggaagaggaagtggagagcatcgggtgcctgcgcgggaagacccgcgcaggcacgctagtgtccgacgggaagaagactgcagcgcggctcggaggaaaatgaaaatcttcaaaccgcggccgatgggactccgccttcgcctccgcgagggctgaaaatgaaggaggttagcgttgggaggtggctgctgctgccgcgagttcccggggggggggggaagggggagagagagagtgaatgaatgagcgagcaagcatgtgtgtttgagatcctgtgtgtgtgagtgagagattgcatgtatgtgaatgattgagagcctgtatatgtgaaagagagtatgtctgtgattgagatcctgcctgtgagagagagagcatgaatgtaagtttaccattgggaacctgtatgtgtaagtttgtaattgaaaacctgtttgtttgaaagagtatgtgtgtatgattgagatcctttgtgtgtgagagagatcatgtgtatgtatgattaagagcctgtgtgtataagtaagagagagatcatgtgtgtctgtgtctgattgacagctggtttaggtgatggagcatgtgagtatgtgattgagagcctgtgtttaaatgagagagagagaccatgtgtgtctgtgtgattgagagctgatttaggtgagggagcatgtgagtatgtgattgagagcctgtgtttaaatgagagagagagaccatgtgtgtatgtgtgtgattgagagctgatttaggtgagggagcatgtgagtatgtgattgagagcctgtgtgtaaatgagagaaagagaggacatgtttgtaagcatgtgaatgagagtctgtgtgtgagagaaaaagacagcatgtatttatgtgattgaaagcctgtgtgtgtgtaagcgtgaaaagatagacagcatgtgtgtaaatgtgtaattaagagcctatataagtgagagagaaaaaacatttgtatatgtgagtgactgagagcatgtgtgtataggtgtgtcattgagagccagtgtgagagagagtgctggtatgtgactgagagaggagaaagttccaagcaaaccaccccacctcctgctaattcagaacaatctcaggacacctggatatcaaacgttcccaggtatgcagagcaaaaaaatttttgtatccttattatttttcattactggatctttgtgtctgctattttgaaatattttgttggtatctggaaatgttttatatgagtttttaattattggatattccactcatcagctgtttcgaaatatgttctttttgttagtacagttttactgctgatgattttatatttcttgatttgttttataaggatgtgtgatgtttcttttttcctttgttacactgcatacagagactctggcttgttgcagtttccaattcagtttttgtctgcatgcttcttgttatgcgttttggtctctttattctatgttaggtgagggacagcacgtgattcaggtgaggttttctgctggcgtgtagtttctgtgtaggactctatagcagcctgacttggtccgttttcctaataggagatgtattggtgtcttaaggcctggtgtaatattttcagagacttattgtactttaaaagtgtgatcttacataaaatgcacacatttacttgtatttagttttaaacatattgtatggctctcatggaattacattttaaaatatgtggcgtttatggctctctcacccaaaaaggttcctgacccctgttctaggggaagtgggggggaaACTTGTTCAGTTTAATTATCTAAACCTCCGGGCTATGAACTCAAGTTCCAGGTCTTTTAAGTACCCAGCCAATCAGCCACCCTCACATTCTGCTGCCCTAGCCTTAGTGTGCTCATTGCATGTTGTCCACATAAATACATATAAAGAAGGGTTAAGAAGTAGTCAgcaatatctttttattggattaacttaagACATCTGCGACAAGCTTTCAAAATAGCTCTTGAACCTGGTCACACATGTATTAAGTTATTGCAATAAAAAGATCTCACCTGCAACTTGTTTATAGATTCTTATTTCTActagttttagaaaaaaaaaagtccatagaTGCAAGGTGGTCAGCAAGTAAAAACCTATTAGAGGTTCTGTCAGTAAAGCTTGCACATCTAGAGATGATGAGAAAGGGCCTCTTCAGTTGTTGGACCCCTTTTTTAGGAATCTGCCTCCTGGGCCACTCTGATTATCATCCTATTTCCAGGCCTTTCGAAAGCCCATACGTTAAAGCTTCACAGCTTTTAGCTGTGAAGCTTTAACGTAACTGACGGTTCTTTCTCTATGGAGGCTGGGCATTATTATTCTTCTGTGTTTTATGTGtgtttgttttgttgattttatcAGGAATGTTTTTATATGTACTCCCCCCGTGAATCTGTGAAATGTAGGTAGACAATAAgtcctttcaaataaataaacaaatacataaatataagGTGCAAAACTAAGAATGAATCAGTCCATCGGGAACAGAAAAGTTGGATGCCGATCAAAATTCTCAGAAGCCAGGGGCAAAAAATCATCAAAGCTTTAGTTTAactgttttttatctttttttttttgcttacccccttcccctcctccccagtctgtcttcctcttttcttcagccacttTCCTCCATGCCCCGACTACCCTGCAGTGCAGCAGGCACTAGAGGCCAAATTTTAGACACCCAAGAGCCCTTTCTACTAGTTTCCCTCCAATCGACTACTAGTAATGTCAGATCACTGATTGCTGAAATTTTGTCAGACTTTCTCTCTTTATTTCCCAACTCTTTTTATCCTACTTTCCGAAGAACAAGAAAGCTTACGAGATTGCCATATCTGCGTTCTGTCCATCCCAATAACTTATTTGTGATCAGGTCgaacgcactgtttaacccgagcctggacgcgcgtccacaaccccttattccaTAAGGgcattagcgcatccaaaacccgCGTCCAACCCTCCACGCAAAATAATAGCGCtcttcatatgcaaatgcatgttgacgaggCTATCAGCTATTCTCCCCAAATCCAAAAAAGAACGTGCGCCCGACCTGCgcatttttacactcagaaattaacgcctgccctgagCAGGCGTTAACTTctcagcagcccaaaaaagtgtacagagaagcagaaaatactgtttttctgtacttcctccaacttgaTATGgctacgatattaagtcggaggaaccaaaaggtttaaaggTTTAAAGTGTGCCGTGGCCAGCTTAGGAAAGGTTTAAAGTGTGCCGTGAAAGGTTTAAAGTGTGCCGTGGCCAGCTTAGGAAAAGGGACGTTTaattaacgagtgtccattttcctaaaccgCAGCTGTGTACAGGTTAGGGcaacggacgctcgtaaaattgagcgtctgttaaCCCACTGAAAAGCCACCTCTCGCAGGTGCCCACTGCCCAGGAGGCGCTAGGGccacacatttgtccctagcatctccttggcagcacgacccctcatttaaatatggaatcctgcacccaggagaggtgcctgagagcgcgttaggaaagcaggcgctcaacagtgagtgcccgttttccgcACGGCTTTATTAGATCAGCCTGTCTGTGTACTGTGTGCTTTTGCAGTCACGCAGGCTGCTGCCAATTACCGTTTCCTTTAAAGTAGCAGCacaagataaaataaatatttgagccATTAATGTATATTATCTTtacaaagataaagagaaggagaaaaacagttgattgataaggacgcaccaaactagaagttgttacttgtaacccacaaatgcatattaatgttaaattcaaaccgcctaatatgttcccaacagacAAACTTgacttacacacatagtttattgtattaaattgttaccgtactatgatggcacatgattaatttgtaattgcttcttcatcaggggaagccacttGATCGCTACACATCCCAGCTCGACCTCTTCCGTTATTTTTTCGAGAGGAGCATTGACTGAGCAGCGCTTTGCGAGCTTTTTAATGGACTGAAATAATGGACGAGGTCGAGCTGGGATGTGCAGCGATCaagtggcttcccctgatgaagaagcaATTCGAAACCTGGCCTTGTTGGGGCAGACGCCGCTAAGGATTACACCGAAGCCTGAGGATTTGAATTGGAGATAAGTGATATTTAAGATTGGGCTCCGTTTTTTGAATGACGGGTTGGCGACCCGAGTTCCTCTGTTTTAAACTGTTTGGTCACACttgcatttataaaaaaaagtttttgaatatagaaaaatagtaaaacaaataaaaaagaagttttttgaaaaaacaatTAAAGGACTATAAGGTGGATAGTGGTGCTGatgattaaataaaaaaccaAGCAAGGTACACTGGATAGTGCCCCTGAAGTTCTATGAAGCATCACTTTACacctttcaaatattttttcaatgatttttaaACACTTTAGTAGGCCATACAAGTGTGATGAAGCCAGttaattatttataaataattgaaaatttataaaaattataaaaatagaaaaactttcTTAGTGTGGGTTAGTTGATGTGATTGATATTAGGATTGCCCCCACTGTTGGTGGATTGGAAGTAATTGAGTGTCAAGTATTGTATTATTTAGCAGCAGCTGTGTGAATAAAATGCTAGGTGGGGCTGGAGAAGCAAACTGAGGATCCCCGGGTGCACAGAGGTACGACAGGAACATGCCACAGTTCTATGACAGCAGTCAGTAAGTCCTTCCCTTTGCTCTGGGTGACACTTGTGCAGCGATTGTGAGAGCAATGGATACTTTGAATTACCATTTTTTATtgttaggaggtaattttataacagaccgcataaatttaaatcaaatatgcacataagtattccagctttcaaagagaaagtgcatGCGTACATTCCCTATGGAAACTgccccaccaaaactacccataCACAGTTGCACCTGAGAATCCAGGTACTGAGATTTACCAGGAATATTTTCATGCCAGTTCATAGTAAGGGAGATGAAAGATTTGGTCAGATCACCAGCTTGTAACAATTGCAACCCAAGGCAGCAGTGAAAGGGTTACACCATGCTTCCGGAAGGCATGGAGAAATCTACACTAAGCTGCAATAGCAAACCCTAAAGGGCTCTATATGGGAAAGTCATCTACTTTGGAAGATGTGCATATAATCCCTGCTAGGCTGACTggattggtctttatctgtcatcgtTTACCGTCAGGCCAATCCAAAACAGTGCGCCCAGCTGAGAGCACTATTTAACCCCTGGTTGAACACGGGTTTGGGATGTGCATCCAACACCatgcgaaactaatagcgctcaccaCATGCAAGTGCACGTCCATTTGCTGACGGCCAACCTCCCCTGGGTGCCGGCTGCGGAGAAGGCGCACGtttgtccccagcgcctccttttccgCGCGGTCCCTCGTTTAATTATTGCaccgtgcgcccaggagaggtggccgtTCGCGGCACAGGAAAGCGGGCACCCCCCGGGCGCCCGTTTTCCGCGCCGCTTTCTTGTATGTTACTAAGCACCCCACATgttcaggagggggagggaaatctggagggttggttttgtgtttttttttccgatCCAGGCGTATGCAGGGGCCAGGGATGCTCGAGGCCCGGCGCCTCGGTGGAATTTCTCTTCGGCTGGAGTTTTCTCCCGCTCCTCCGCTTGCACCGGAATCCACCCTGGGGGGGGAAtcggccctcccccccccttcctattTTATATTTCCTCCTTTAGCGCAGCCCTCGCAGTCAGTTCTCAGCTGGGGGAGCAGAGACCTCGGCTGCGAATCAAagacctaaccccccccccaactctccaCAGCCCGCATCCAGCGGGAAACCTACGTCCCCGGGGAGGGTGCgtgcaaccccccccctcccaataaaTAAAATCCGCTCTCAGCCATCCTCCGCCCGCCTTATCCACAGCGGGGACCTGACGGAGGGCACCGGCACCACCCCGCACCCACCTAGGGCCGGAACGCTGCcctcgccctccccctccccgccgcCTCGCGCGGTGACGCCACTTCCGCCCTTCCCGCCGCCTCGCGCGGTGACGCCACTTCCGCCCTCGCCCTCCCCGCCGCCTCGCGCGGTGACGCCACTTCCGCCCTCGCCCTCCCCGCCGCCTCGCGCGGTGACGCCACTTCCGCCCGCGCCCGACGTGCGCAGGCCGGAAGCGGAAGCCGAGTGGAGCGGGATCGGCGGTTGTAGtggctcccttcccccctccccccgccccgacATGTACGGAGCCTCGGGACCCTGCCGGCGGGGCGGCGTGATCCGCACGTACGGCAGGCGGCAGCTCTACCGCCGGGTGCAAGCGCAGCGCTGGCTCTCGCCCCAGTGCCAGCAGCACGTCTTCTCCACCAGCTcgtccgcctcctcctcctccttctcctcttcctgcgaGGCGCTCGCCTACCCCGACTACCGGCCGAGCAAGAAGGCGAGGGGGAGCGCCGCCTCCTCCTGCGAGGCGCTCGCCGACCCCGACTACCGGCCCAGCAAGAAGGCGAGGGGGAgcgccgccgccgcctcctcctgCGAGGCGCTCGCCGACCCCGACTACCGGCCCAGCAAGAAGGCGAGGGGGAGCGGCCCTTCCAGACCCGGGCGCGCAGGCGAGAGCCCGGCCGATGGCAGCCGAGCCGGCCCCCGCAAGAAGAAGGCCCAGGGGGCGATGAAGCTCCGGGCCCGGAGGAAAAGGAGCGCCCGGGCGGACCAAGGgaccgaggaggaggaggaggggaaagagaatGATGCCCCGGATCCGGATCGGGGTGgccttcccttccttcttcccgCGCCTCAGGACAAGTTTATCACCAATCGCAGGAGATTCAAAGCCCGGGACTCGCAAACGCAAACACTAAAGCTGACAAGCAGCAGTCAGAAGGACCGGCCGCCGCCGGCAGAGAGACGCCTAATGCCCTTGAAGGCTCATGCAGTCATCAGCAAACCCCCCCTCCTATGCAGTACACCGGCCCAGTCATCCAGGGCGGGCGCTCTGGCCACCAAACCTTCCAGGAGGCTCGTCCCTTTCAGCCAGGACCTGGAGGAGAGCATCTTGCACAGTTTTGGTACAGAGTCGGTGTCCGGGTCCTGGAATATGAATTCTCCTACCCATTCATCCTCTCAAAATCCACCTCAGCTGAGGGCAGAGCAGTTCCTACGACAAAGCTGCAGTTTGTCTAACTCTAAGTCTGTCATTTCTATTGCCAGCAGCACTGCTGGTCATGGTAACGGCAGTGTTTTTTCCTGTAGTGCAGAGCTGTTCTCCCAAGAATTGAACctagaggggaaggagggagagatttCTACAGAGGAAAAGGGAACTTCGTCGTCAGCATTTCAGTATTGCTCTGGCTATGTGCAGAGAGACGCAGAAGTACTATttgtaaacaaacaaaaaggatATCTTCAACCAGTGGTGGCCTTGGAGAACTGTGTTAGCATCAGTCTAGCTCAGTCCTCTGGTCAAGAGATGTCAAGGCTGTTAGAATGTTGGAAGGACAAGCATAAAATTGCTGAAATAAACCCCAAGATTCTTAAGCATTTGCAACAGATGAACCACTTCAGCACAAATACATCAGTTCCAGCTTCCTTTGGAAGTGCAAGGCATGGAACAAAAGAACAAGCTGGTCTCCCTCAGAACGAAGGGTTGATAGTGGGAAAAGGTGATCAAGATAGCCACTGTAAGAAGTTGGATGTGTGCAGTGCAAAAAGAAGCCACAACAGAATGGGGACACTTCCTCAAATGACTGTGAATTCCGTGAGGATGAAGCCTTTGCTGATTGATAGTCAGAAAGCTACAGTTAGCAGCCCGTTGCTGAAACAGCAGCATTGCAAAAGGACAGACTCCTTGCTTTATACAAGTACAGTCTCACAGAAGATGGTCAGGAGTGGTCAAAGAGCATTACCTTCTGATTGTATTGGTACTGGGCGAAAGGTGTGCATCAGTGGTTTCAGCTCTAAGAGATGGGGAAAGCGAACAAGAACCCGCCCAACAAATGCAGCAGTAAAAACTGTCAAGGAAAAGGAGCAGAACTGTTCCTTCAAAAATAATCATAAACAGGGCTCACTGCTAGAGTATGGCCTCAAGCTCAGGAAGCGTGCTGAAAAGAGAGTAATCCCGGATGACGACATCACAGAGAGCAGGGATGCACAATTCAGTCTTCTGAATTCATCCTCGTTGAACTCCTCTGCCTTTCAGAATCTTTCCCAGGATACCTCAGGCCTGCAATATTGGACTCGACTGAGGGCTACTCTGTCTTTACACAAGAAGAAGAAAGTGGAGGCTCGCGTAGAGACATGTAGACTAGAATTGACATGCACAAGCACTGAGAGAAGCTACCTTGGTGCTCCAATAACTTCATATTCACAGCTTTCTAACATCACCCCTTTGGGGAAGCAGTTGAATAGGTGTCAGACCTTACCAAGACATTCCATGAGTCTTTTGACACCAATGAAGTATTCATCACTTTGTGAGGAACTTCTTACTGATGCGGAAAAGGTTTTTGAAGAGTGCCAGCAGACTGAGGCAATCTCATTTTCCGAGTGCATTccacaaaacaaaatgagcaaGTGTGAGAAGATTGGCGAGGGCGTCTTTGGAGAGGTTTTTAAAACCATCAGCAGTGGGAATCATGTGGCTCTCAAGATTATTCCTATTGAGGGCAGTGACACGGTGAATGGAGAGACCCAAAAGAACTTTGGGGAAATTCTTCCCGAAATCATCATTTCCAGGGAACTGAGTCTGTTATGTGAGGAAAGTGAGAACAGCACAGATGGGTTCATAAAACTGCATTCAGTCCACTGTGTTAAAGGTTCTTATCCACAatatcttctccaagcctggGACACCTATAACAAAAGCAGAGGTTCTGAAAACGACAATCCAGCTCTGTTTGGAAATGATCAGCTTTTCATCATTCTAGAGTTTGAATTTGGAGGCAGTGACTTGGAGAATATGAGAGACGAATTGTCATCAGTGAATTCTGCAAAGAGTATTCTGCATCAAGTGACTGTAGCATTGGCTGTGGCGGAAGAGGCTTTGCGTTTCGAGCACCGGGATCTTCACTGGGGGAACATCTTGGTGAAGCGAACAACTGTCAAAACTCTAAGGTACAATCTGCATGGCTCAACTTTTGAGATCCCAACACAGGGTGTTCAAGCCAATATCATTGATTACACATTGTCCCGACTGGAGAAAGATGGCCTCACGGTCTTTTGTGACATTGCTACGGACGAGGCACTTTTCCAAGGGCAGGGAGACTATCAGTTTGACGTCTATCGCTCCATGAGGCAGGAGAATGCAAATAACTGGTCAGGGTACCATCCGCACTCCAACGTCCTCTGGCTCCACTACCTAGCCGACAAACTGATAAAAGAAATGCGCTATCGGAAGAAGCCCAACACCTCAGCCATGAAAGGCGTTCACAGGAAGCTAGTTCAGTTCCACAGGGAAGTACTTGGGTTTGGTTCTGCTTCAGAGGTCCTTCAGAAAAGTCCTCTCTTCCGATAGTAAATGCAGATTAGCAGGAGTGGAAAACTTGGGCCCCAGCCAAAATGTTTAAGAACCAggacaaaaaatgattttttccatGTCTCCTTTTTTTGGCTCTtaagttctgttttgttttggtttttttgtgatgagacagaaatatttttttgctttgtgtATTTTtgggcttgcttttttttttctgatttttggattcttttcttttacctttttttgtcctgctttcttgtttttaaatgttttgtgtaACATTAGATTTggattttttaatgctttttaaaacattttttatatgtcTCTCTTCGCTCCCTGCATCCTGGCCCTACGTAAGTGATGGTGGCCATTCTTCCTGTTGGGCCAGCTACAAATGCCAACTGTCCCAAAGATTAACTTGTAGAAAGTACTCACTGCCTTCTGGGAAATATTGTTAGGAgtgtaaaatattttgaaagcctGGGCACCAGCCAAAATATTTTAGaagagcaaaaaaatatttttcttctaacTACTTTTTTGGCTTTGGGCAGTGGGGTTGCTTGTCTGTATTTTGGGTTTCTATTTTCCAattgtgcattttgttttctattttttttctggtcCCTTTTTGATTGGctatttgtagtttttttttgttcgcttgctgttttctgtttatttttcttacCTCTCCAGCCTCTCTGCAGTGCTGGCAGACGGCCACCCTGAGCTGCTGTGGTTCTCTTCGAATTTCAGGCTCGCAGAGGCAGCTTCTCCTGGCCCTGTACCACTGGAGGAGAAGCACAGCAGACAGGGTCCTCTCAGGCCCAGCCTGCCATAGCAGAGGCAGCTTTTCCCGTCCACCACAGCAAAAGTGGCTCTGCCTGTGCCCAACCACAGCGGTGGCGCCTTTCAGACCAGTGGCAGGTGTCAATTTTTAAATGCCTGGGATTTCTCCACCCGTGATAGTTGTACAATGCTGTTGGATCTGATGCGTATGTCTCCAATTAAAATAACTCTGTGTGTGTACATATTCACAGTGTCATATCATGCCGTGCACAAATTTGAGTAGAAATACTATGGTAGAATTGAGCCTGTTCAGAATATTGGTCACATGATTAAAATCCATGCTTTCTTTTTCATGTTCCAGACTTGTGGTTGTGTACAGTGCTGCCCTTTCTGTAGCTGTTTGCAATTTAAGCCCCTTGATCCATTTAGCCATTCCAGCATCATCACCTGCAGCGGTGGTCCCTTCATCATTGTGAGAGCCAATGAACATCCACACTGTCACCCTGTCTGGTTGGGTTGGTAAATTCAGAACGTTTTTGGTAAAAGGGAGCTGTATGCTGTTTTGTTACACATGTCAGTAATAGGAGGCAAAATTGCTGTTTTTGAATTCCTAATTGCACTCATGACCCAGATCTCAAGTTTTTAAGCAGGAAAGTTCTGAATTTAGCAATTGGAGCACTCAGGATGACAGAGATGTGTACTAGCACCTGATTACATGGGTTTTAAATGCGTATTGTTTGATTTGGACTTGTAATTTGCATTATTCAGAGCATATAGCTAACAGACTGAGCTGCTATTATCTGAATTTTTCTTCCCTCTTGCTCTCTACAGCAGAGACTTACGTACCAGCTGAGAAATCTCACTGACTTGCTTCAGTGGTTTGAGCGTAGAGCTTGTAAGTGCAGAGTTCTGGTAACTGAACTGATTTTGGAGAAAGCCACATTCTTTGAACCAGTCAATCTAAGAACTGTCCAGAGATGACAATAGAAACCTAAAGAAAGGAAACCTGTGTTGTCTGAAAAGCTGCATCAGGTTAATGAGGGATCACCGTGGGGTTTTGGGCTTGCTTCTAACCTCGCAGCTTGCCTTTTCCAGAGAGCAGAGACCCAGCCCTGCAGTGCCTTGGCTCGCACAAACTGTTGTCGGCACGGAGCCATGAATAGGTACAGCCTTGCCTTTGAAagcaaggaaagaaaatgttaaaaacaaaggATTCAAAAGACTGCAGTACACGTGCATGCTGGAGTTCCTGTGACGTGAGGAGGAGAGTTAGAGTGACTGGGTAGAAGCTTGGGTTCATTTTGCAGTAGAACTGTCCAAGAATTTCAAACGTTTTACTAAACTGCGTCTTTCAGGCTTCCTTTAAACCTGTTCTGTACACAAAAAGCAATTCATGTTTGGTTTATTAAAGGTTTGTtgatttgtaatttatttatttaacagcttttctataccgactttaaaatacacatcgtatcggtttacataataacaaataggtagaaaatacaaataacaggggggggggagaactaaGAATGAGGGGTCGGAAGGGGAGACCCCAAACTAAGATAGAAAAGGAGAGAAGGCGAGAGGAACAGTAACAAGGTTAATTAAATGTGTAAGAGCACATAATAtactatatataatatacataatatacaaatggAGCCAGGAATCGGTAGGAGGTGGAGGCAGTTATACAATTAAATGATTATACCGTTAAATTTGAAGGGGCAGGGTCATCCTGAGTGCTCCAATTGCTAAATTCAGAACTTTCCTGTTTAAAAACTTGAGATCTGGGTCATGAGTGCAATATGAAAGCATAACCTTTACATTATAAATGAAGTCATAAATAAGCTTCATTGGATGAGGTATTGTATTACGAGGTAGCAGGGAGT
Protein-coding regions in this window:
- the LOC115084374 gene encoding uncharacterized protein LOC115084374 isoform X2, whose protein sequence is MYGASGPCRRGGVIRTYGRRQLYRRVQAQRWLSPQCQQHVFSTSSSASSSSFSSSCEALAYPDYRPSKKARGSAASSCEALADPDYRPSKKARGSGPSRPGRAGESPADGSRAGPRKKKAQGAMKLRARRKRSARADQGTEEEEEGKENDAPDPDRGGLPFLLPAPQDKFITNRRRFKARDSQTQTLKLTSSSQKDRPPPAERRLMPLKAHAVISKPPLLCSTPAQSSRAGALATKPSRRLVPFSQDLEESILHSFGTESVSGSWNMNSPTHSSSQNPPQLRAEQFLRQSCSLSNSKSVISIASSTAGHGNGSVFSCSAELFSQELNLEGKEGEISTEEKGTSSSAFQYCSGYVQRDAEVLFVNKQKGYLQPVVALENCVSISLAQSSGQEMSRLLECWKDKHKIAEINPKILKHLQQMNHFSTNTSVPASFGSARHGTKEQAGLPQNEGLIVGKGDQDSHCKKLDVCSAKRSHNRMGTLPQMTVNSVRMKPLLIDSQKATVSSPLLKQQHCKRTDSLLYTSTVSQKMVRSGQRALPSDCIGTGRKVCISGFSSKRWGKRTRTRPTNAAVKTVKEKEQNCSFKNNHKQGSLLEYGLKLRKRAEKRVIPDDDITESRDAQFSLLNSSSLNSSAFQNLSQDTSGLQYWTRLRATLSLHKKKKVEARVETCRLELTCTSTERSYLGAPITSYSQLSNITPLGKQLNRCQTLPRHSMSLLTPMKYSSLCEELLTDAEKVFEECQQTEAISFSECIPQNKMSKCEKIGEGVFGEVFKTISSGNHVALKIIPIEGSDTVNGETQKNFGEILPEIIISRELSLLCEESENSTDGFIKLHSVHCVKGSYPQYLLQAWDTYNKSRGSENDNPALFGNDQLFIILEFEFGGSDLENMRDELSSVNSAKSILHQVTVALAVAEEALRFEHRDLHWGNILVKRTTVKTLRYNLHGSTFEIPTQGVQANIIDYTLSRLEKDGLTVFCDIATDEALFQGQGDYQFDVYRSMRQENANNWSGYHPHSNVLWLHYLADKLIKEMRYRKKPNTSAMKGVHRKLVQFHREVLGFGSASEVLQKSPLFR
- the LOC115084374 gene encoding uncharacterized protein LOC115084374 isoform X1 — its product is MYGASGPCRRGGVIRTYGRRQLYRRVQAQRWLSPQCQQHVFSTSSSASSSSFSSSCEALAYPDYRPSKKARGSAASSCEALADPDYRPSKKARGSAAAASSCEALADPDYRPSKKARGSGPSRPGRAGESPADGSRAGPRKKKAQGAMKLRARRKRSARADQGTEEEEEGKENDAPDPDRGGLPFLLPAPQDKFITNRRRFKARDSQTQTLKLTSSSQKDRPPPAERRLMPLKAHAVISKPPLLCSTPAQSSRAGALATKPSRRLVPFSQDLEESILHSFGTESVSGSWNMNSPTHSSSQNPPQLRAEQFLRQSCSLSNSKSVISIASSTAGHGNGSVFSCSAELFSQELNLEGKEGEISTEEKGTSSSAFQYCSGYVQRDAEVLFVNKQKGYLQPVVALENCVSISLAQSSGQEMSRLLECWKDKHKIAEINPKILKHLQQMNHFSTNTSVPASFGSARHGTKEQAGLPQNEGLIVGKGDQDSHCKKLDVCSAKRSHNRMGTLPQMTVNSVRMKPLLIDSQKATVSSPLLKQQHCKRTDSLLYTSTVSQKMVRSGQRALPSDCIGTGRKVCISGFSSKRWGKRTRTRPTNAAVKTVKEKEQNCSFKNNHKQGSLLEYGLKLRKRAEKRVIPDDDITESRDAQFSLLNSSSLNSSAFQNLSQDTSGLQYWTRLRATLSLHKKKKVEARVETCRLELTCTSTERSYLGAPITSYSQLSNITPLGKQLNRCQTLPRHSMSLLTPMKYSSLCEELLTDAEKVFEECQQTEAISFSECIPQNKMSKCEKIGEGVFGEVFKTISSGNHVALKIIPIEGSDTVNGETQKNFGEILPEIIISRELSLLCEESENSTDGFIKLHSVHCVKGSYPQYLLQAWDTYNKSRGSENDNPALFGNDQLFIILEFEFGGSDLENMRDELSSVNSAKSILHQVTVALAVAEEALRFEHRDLHWGNILVKRTTVKTLRYNLHGSTFEIPTQGVQANIIDYTLSRLEKDGLTVFCDIATDEALFQGQGDYQFDVYRSMRQENANNWSGYHPHSNVLWLHYLADKLIKEMRYRKKPNTSAMKGVHRKLVQFHREVLGFGSASEVLQKSPLFR